The genomic DNA tttagtaaattcaccggaagtgttcggtgggaatgctagttctgaacgtcacatgctaatgtaaatagctggtttttgatataaatatgaacttgattgaacaaaacatgcatgtattgtataacataatgtcctaggtgtgtcatctgatgaagatcatcaaaggttagtgctgcatttagctgtcttctgggtttttgtgacattatatgctagcttgaaaaatgggtgtctgattatttctggctgggtactctgctgacataatctaatgttttgctttcgttgtaaagcctttttgaaatcggacagtgtggttagattaacgagagtcttgtctttaaaatggtgtaaaatagtcatatgtttgagaaattgaagtaatagcatttctaaggtatttgaataacgcgccacaggattccactggctgttacgtaggtgggacgatttcgtcccgccggccctagagaagttaaaggtgttattacgtgttccactaaggcagttatttatcttataacttgtccttgtggtaaaaatgatgtgggtaaaacaaagcgtgaattaaaagtacgtatctcagagcatcgtagcaccattaggtgcaaaaacttgacttacccagttgcggcccactttttggaagcaaaccattcgatttcgtctctgcgttatattggcatcgaacatgtcaccctcccgaggagagggggtgaccttgataatttattgttaaaacgagatgctgcctggatctttaatttaaagacccttgctcccttcggtctcaacatagactttgatctgaagccattcttgtgattattgtgattttgccattgtaattgtttgttagatacattttagactacaaatgctatgatcgtatgctatccatttgtttgtcttttgtatgttctttgtatgccattttttaaatatttgagttaaccaatgatattaggccacacttggccatgattacaaacacctgtgtgtcttctgacactatataaatgactcatctcgcagtgtttgtgctgataccctgatgaagacagctttgctgtcgatacgttggttattaggttattaaatttttgcatctgagctctcccttattttctagttttctactccgctagccagcacctcgcctttataggtgtgcgtttcttttttctagatcgattccaggctgtatcacaacaggccgttattgggagtcccattgggcggcgcacaattggcccagcgtcgtccggattatggtttggtcggggtaggccgtcattgtaaatgacaatttgtttgcaactgacttgcctagttaaataaaaaatggattCCTGTCTCTCAGGCTCATGCTATAGCCTGATTAAAAGCTGCATTGACCAACATCTCCATTTCTCTGTAGTCGGTAAACACAGTGTAACCAAACAACGTTGTCATCTGTTGCCACATTTATTGTGCATATGTGACATACTTCATATTCTATGGTTGAAACATTTTCTCTTCCAATAAAGGAAATAGTTAGCTAGCAATATTCAAAATACAGATAAATACATTAATCatacactgctactcctactgctctctcctcgtctgaccacgtgttctcgcataccccgagagcatctggtcagcggggtggtggcactggaatcctcatctctcccaagtggacattctctctttctcccctgacccatctgtctatctcctcctttgaattccatgctgtcacagtcacttaagcccattcaagcttaatatccttatcatttatcgccctccaggttcccttggagagttcatcaatgagtttgacgccttgataagttcctttcctgaggatggctcacccctcacaattctgggtgactttaacctctctacgtctacctttgactcatttctctctgcctccttctttccactcctctcctcttttgacctcaccctctcaccgtccccccctactcacaaggcaggcaatacgcttgacctcatctttactagatgctgttcttctactaatctcactgcaactcccctccaagtctccaaccactaccttgtatccttttccctctcgctctcctccaacactactcactctgcccctactcagatggtattgcgccatctcaaccttcgctctctctctcctgctactctctcctcttccatcctatcatcttttccctctgctcaatccttctccaaccaatcatcctgattctgcctcctcaaccctcctctcctccctttctgcatcctttgactctctatgtcccctatcctcccagccggctcggtcctcccctcctgctctgtggcttgacgactcattgcgagctcacagaacagggctccaggcagccgagcggaaatggaggaaaactagcctcccggcggacctggcatcttttcactccctcctctccacattttcttcctctgtttctgctgctaaagccactttctaccactctaaattccaagcatctgcctctaaccctaggaagctctttgccaccttctcctccctcctgaatcctcctccccctccccccctcctccctctctgcggatgacttcgtcaaccattttgaaaagaatgttgacgacatccgatcctcgtttgttaagtcaaatgacaccgctggtcctgctcacattgccctaccctatgccttgacctctttcgcccctctctctacagatgaaatcttgcgacttgtgacggccggccacccaacaacctgcccgcttgaccctatcccctcctctcttccccagaccatttccggagaccttctcccttacctcacctcgctcatcaactcatccttgaccgctggctacatcccttccgtcttcaagaaagcgagagttgcaccctttCTCAAAaaactacactcgatccctccgatgtcaacaactacagaccagtataccttctttcttttctctccaaaacccttgagtgtgccgtccttggccagctctcttgctatctctctcagaatgaccttcttgatccaaatcagtcaggtttcaagactggtcattcaactgagactgctcttctctgtgtcacggaggctctctgcactgctaaagctaattctctctcctctgctctcatccttctagacctatctgctgcctttgatactgtgaaccatcagatcctcctcaccaccctctccgagttgggcatctccggcacggctcactcttggattgtgtcctacctgacaggtcgctcctaccaggtggcgtggcgagaatccgtctccgcaccacgtgcgctcaccactggtgtcccccagggctcagttctaggccctctcctattctcgctatacaccaagtcacttggctctgtcatatcctcacatggtctctcctatcattgcaacgcagatgacacacaattcatcttctcctttcccccttctgataaccaggtgtcgaatcgcatctctgcatgtctggcagacatatcagtgtggatgacggatcaccacctcaaaatgaacctcagcaagacggagctgctcttcctctcggggaaggactgcccgttccatgatctcgccatcatggttgacaactccattgtgtcctcctcccagagtgctaagagccttggcgtgaccctggacaacaccctgtcgttctccgctaacatcaaggcggtgacccgatcctgtaggttcatgctctacaacattcgcagagtacaaccctgccttacacaggaagcggctcatgtcctaatccaggcacttgtcatctcccgtctggattactgcaactcgctgttggcggggctccctgcctgtgccattaaacccctacaactcatccagaacgccgcagcccgtctggtgttcaaccttcccaagttctctcacgtcaccccgctcctccgcacactccactggcttccagttgaagctcgcatctgctacaagaccatggtgcttgcctacggagctgtgaggggaacggcacctccgtaccttcaggctctgatcagtccctacacccaaagaagggcactgcgttcatccacctctggcctgctcgcctccctacctctgcggaagcacagttcccgctcagcccagtcaaaactgttcactgctctggcaccccaatggtggaacaagctccctcacgacgccaggacagcggagtcaatcagtTCCTGCAGTTCCTACAGTTCCTGCAGTTCCTGCAGCTGTGACACGAATGGGGTTTTGACTAAATTAGAAAGGTACAGATGCTTAAAGCGAAACAGAAAAAAATAGCATCTATTGTCATGTTCATCTCTACACAACTTCCTCTTACTGTGAAAGGAATTAACACATCAACACTGTGGTCTTTCTTTGGGAGGAAGAGAAAACTATAGTATGTGAATAATAACATATTTGTGCAAAAAGTGAAGTCAATATTGCATTTACCATACCTggtcatgtttacattttcagtccaATCTTTAATGTCACTAGGAGAGGTGTCAAAGGTTTGACGTCATGGCATGTTTATCATTTGGTTTATGTTGTAGCTATTTGGAGGTCAACTGCATGTAGATGTTCTTGAGTTACAGTCTGTCAACTGTTCAAAGTAATAACCCAGGAATGTAGTGATCACAGTGATAGATTGAATGTGAAAGAGAAATGAATAAGTGAACTACAGAAAATGTATGCTGCAAGAACATTGTCATTCTTCTCTCTGAAATGGACATAACTTTTCATGTGTACTCATCGGCCCAGCAACTAggttttcacaggtttttgcatATGATTACAACCATTTCTCTATTTAGCTCTCTCTGATCAGCATCACACAGCGCCTTCCTTGACAAACCCACACTGCTAAATATAAAGAGAGCAAACCATGACCACTAAACTATGACAAACAAGTGACCTAATGTTAAGTTCCTCAGCCTTTCATTTCATACACTGTGCACTGGAAAAAGTCAAACTTAACCAATTACTTAATTAGTGTTATTATGCAAGTTGAGTGGACTTTAAAAGGACGAGAATTTGAGCCAATGTGTTAGTGTCTTTAATAAGCAAACTGCTTGAAGTCAGTTGTATTTGAACAAACTTGTTGAGTAAAATTACAAATGAATGTTTGCTCAAAATAACTAAAAACCACAccaatcatcatcattatcattattcCAGCATGATCTCTTGCAGGTTGATTTTCAGAATGGTTTGTTTCAATACCTGTGAATTTGCATGTACTTTAGAAAAAATGTATATTATCTATGCTTGTGTAGCTTAagattaatcaaccaatcaaacaatccaatctgttagtagtttGACTTATTTCACACATTACTGTTATGGCTGTTCCAGTTAATATGATTTAGGCAGTCTCAGTAATCAATCTTCCCTACCCCaaaagtcattctgaatgcaggttgcgtgTGATTAAACGTTCcaattgttggatatcctaactctgtctggattccaataggaaataaacatcactttgcaagccaacataatgtgacttgcaggcttgatgtggcctgtaaaccaggagtttcagaccactgtgttagggtgtaactaggccctcaaaggCTTTAAGATATATGTAATGTGTGTCATAATGAGTTTAATTTTAAAGACAACATATTCACTTAGGTGCTCACTTGGTGAAGGCTAGAGTACTCAAAACCATTCAATACAACAATCATGTCTCTGTcgcaaacaaatacagtcatgagtGTTAATTATAATTCATTCTAAAAGCAAGGCACTCAACGTATGCAAAAAGGTAGAAACATTTTTTATTCTGTGAACGGCATATTTTTTGGAATTAATTGAATTCCATCTGGTTATTGGGACAGACATGAACGCCATTTTGGACATGCGGACAAATCAAATAAGAACAACTACAATCCACATGTAACAAAGGCTCTCCATCATATACTCTCTGATTACAACCTCATCAATGCCTGGCGAGCACATAATCCTGATGCAAAATAGTACACTTTCTATTCACAGGCATAAATCAACCTCACTAATCAATGTCATACTATTATCTACAACTGTTTTCTTCAATCAAGAAAGATACATAGTAGTTTGTCTGATCACAACACCTACTACTGCCAGTGACACATTTCAGAATCTCCTAATTGTAAGTAGGCCTTCAAAGATAGGCATAAGGCCttatgatatactgtagatatgagAATTAATAAAGGGAGAAGATTACAATCATGAAAAAGAAAGCAAATAGAGCAGGTCGTGATGAAAATAAGAGCAACATCTAGGCCTAACTACAGAATGTACACATGTAAGATGCAGAGGATACAGAGGGTTTTATATCTATGGAAGGCCCAGCTCATGACCACATCCTGTTCAGCTCACAGTTCTTTCTGGTAGGGAGAGGAGGGTGCCTTCTGGGCGTCAAAATGTGATCTTGTCATACAGAGTCTGCGGCTACATGTGACAGATAATCAAGAAGAAACTGTTTCAGCATCAAGAAAGGTAGTGACTCTTCTCAAAGTAGACTACATAGTCTTCCATTCAATCACAGGCATTTTACCATTATGATCATTTATATCTTACCTTGTTCAATCTTGGGATAACTAGATCATTGACAGTTTCATAGATGGATATTGGGTTTACATGACTGTTTGATCTTGTCTGGAATCAAAATACAGCccattacaatacagtacatacagcttTAACACATTCAGATAAATAATAATGGCAATGCATACTTACATCGCTACTTCTTGTGTTGTCCATAACATCAGCATATATTGTGTTGTCAGTTAGATCTTCTGTGTTTTATAAGAACAAAATATCAACCAATCAGAAACATTTTATACAGGATATCAACAAACATACCCAGGAATTAAGGAGGGGTCTCACTCTTTTTCTAATTTCTAGCAAATCCCCCCCAAAATCATATCAGCTGAAGAATACTTCTAGAACCACCTGAAATTTCTTTTTAAGTATAGTGGAGGCCCCTAAGCTGTACATACCTGTGTTACTTCGGCCCCTGCAGTAGCACACTGCCACTGCTACAGTGAGGATCAGCACCACAGCTCCTCCCACTGATACTCTGATGTAGATGGTAAACCACACCAGTCCTGTCacatattgtacaacacacatgaTTAGACTATACAATATGATAAAGACTAAATGGCTCTATATCATATACATCCAATGTGAGCACATGCATTACATATTATATTTGACAACATTATCGTATAAGCACACTGACAAGTGTGTGGAAGGGATTATTATGATATGTAGGTACCTGGGGTGGTTGTGTGATTACTACACTTTACTGTCGTAGAGGCagttttccaactgactaggttggAGGCGTTGCACTTTACACTGATGTTTCCCTCtgctggtgagagagagaagtgaatctGCTGGGCGTCCCCGTAgatctcattgtctctctcccaGGTGTAGGTAATGTTGGAGTAGCAGGACACGTTGCACACCAGCCGTACCGTACAGGAGTGGTTGGCCAATAGCTTGATGTCTGTCTGGATCGCCACCTTGGATACAGGCTCTGACCaaccaggagagagacagagactcgtAATGAGTCTTCTAAATTAACCCTACCATAGCCATACCACCAGGAGAAAGATGACTTGAACATGTGATGGATATTTAACAAAGCATGGTGAGTAAGGTCAGTATAAAACCACAATACCTGTGTTATAGTTTAAAGATCATCAGGGTTATGGATATAAATAAGAATGATATCAAAATAGGATGCAAAAATGGTGATAACAGCCTACCGTGGACCTTCAGAGTGATGGTCTTACTGGCAATCTGACCTTTGTCCTCTTCGCCTGTCAGTAGAAAATCCCCTGAGTCTTGCAGTGTCAGTTCTCTGACTGTTAAACTGAAGTTTTTGGTGTTCATCTTTAGTCTCCCCTCAAACTGGGATCCAGGTGAATATACAACTTCTGAGTTGAATTCTGCAATATCCTTTCCCATGTACTTCCACTCCAAGGATTTGAAATGTCCCCTCTCTAAGCCTGCCAGCAGCTCCACGGAGTCCCCCACTCTCTTGTTGATGATCAGATGAACACCTAAACctgaaacacacaaatacacacgttATTCTGACATCAGTCAATGGTTGCACACTATATTACAATGATCTTATTACTGTGTAATTATTCATTTAAGTACGATGTAGCAAGTGATGTAATTACTCATTGTTACACTCTAATACTTGTTACAATGTGACTGTAATACTTGTTACAGTGTGCCTACATGAATATTTACACAATAATACACTACAATGCAAAGTCCTACCTAATCAATAATAGATTATAAt from Salmo salar chromosome ssa07, Ssal_v3.1, whole genome shotgun sequence includes the following:
- the LOC106609013 gene encoding natural killer cell receptor 2B4-like isoform X3; protein product: MLCILHVYIPICTFRILSKPHSCNRKCRGPKDTLVSTVTYHRLRMEHTSLYVLLCLGVHLIINKRVGDSVELLAGLERGHFKSLEWKYMGKDIAEFNSEVVYSPGSQFEGRLKMNTKNFSLTVRELTLQDSGDFLLTGEEDKGQIASKTITLKVHEPVSKVAIQTDIKLLANHSCTVRLVCNVSCYSNITYTWERDNEIYGDAQQIHFSLSPAEGNISVKCNASNLVSWKTASTTVKCSNHTTTPGLVWFTIYIRVSVGGAVVLILTVAVAVCYCRGRSNTEDLTDNTIYADVMDNTRSSDTRSNSHVNPISIYETVNDLVIPRLNKPQTLYDKITF
- the LOC106609013 gene encoding natural killer cell receptor 2B4-like isoform X4, which codes for MSCFSKQGILLLLLSNLHYGLGVHLIINKRVGDSVELLAGLERGHFKSLEWKYMGKDIAEFNSEVVYSPGSQFEGRLKMNTKNFSLTVRELTLQDSGDFLLTGEEDKGQIASKTITLKVHEPVSKVAIQTDIKLLANHSCTVRLVCNVSCYSNITYTWERDNEIYGDAQQIHFSLSPAEGNISVKCNASNLVSWKTASTTVKCSNHTTTPGLVWFTIYIRVSVGGAVVLILTVAVAVCYCRGRSNTEDLTDNTIYADVMDNTRSSDTRSNSHVNPISIYETVNDLVIPRLNKPQTLYDKITF
- the LOC106609013 gene encoding natural killer cell receptor 2B4-like isoform X2 codes for the protein MLMLWTTQELEIICTFRILSKPHSCNRKCRGPKDTLVSTVTYHRLRMEHTSLYVLLCLGVHLIINKRVGDSVELLAGLERGHFKSLEWKYMGKDIAEFNSEVVYSPGSQFEGRLKMNTKNFSLTVRELTLQDSGDFLLTGEEDKGQIASKTITLKVHEPVSKVAIQTDIKLLANHSCTVRLVCNVSCYSNITYTWERDNEIYGDAQQIHFSLSPAEGNISVKCNASNLVSWKTASTTVKCSNHTTTPGLVWFTIYIRVSVGGAVVLILTVAVAVCYCRGRSNTEDLTDNTIYADVMDNTRSSDTRSNSHVNPISIYETVNDLVIPRLNKPQTLYDKITF
- the LOC106609013 gene encoding natural killer cell receptor 2B4-like isoform X1, translating into MLIPFIVRLSCVEMNMTSDAIFFCFSLSICTFRILSKPHSCNRKCRGPKDTLVSTVTYHRLRMEHTSLYVLLCLGVHLIINKRVGDSVELLAGLERGHFKSLEWKYMGKDIAEFNSEVVYSPGSQFEGRLKMNTKNFSLTVRELTLQDSGDFLLTGEEDKGQIASKTITLKVHEPVSKVAIQTDIKLLANHSCTVRLVCNVSCYSNITYTWERDNEIYGDAQQIHFSLSPAEGNISVKCNASNLVSWKTASTTVKCSNHTTTPGLVWFTIYIRVSVGGAVVLILTVAVAVCYCRGRSNTEDLTDNTIYADVMDNTRSSDTRSNSHVNPISIYETVNDLVIPRLNKPQTLYDKITF